TCCTACGGCAAGACTGACCCGTACAAGGCCGGTACGTAACTCCACGAGGAACTGACCGCACTCGAAAGCGAACTGTAGAACACCATGGCCACACAAGACATCTCGTCTAGTCCACTCTCGCCGTACGTAGCGGAGTTCAAGCGGTTCGTCTCGGACACCTGGTTGGGCTATGCGATGGTACTCCCGGCTGTGATTATGCTCGGCGCCATCATCGTCTACCCGACGCTTCGAGGAATCCAACTGGCGTTCTTCGAAGTGTCGCTTTTGAACCCCGAGCAGATGACGTTCGTCGGACTCAGCAACTTCGGTCAGATGCTGTCGGACGCGACGTTCAAGTCGGCGCTCTGGCACACGGTTCTGCTGACGGCCGTCGCCGTCTCGCTACAGTACCTCCTCGGGTTGGGATTAGCGCTGGCACTCAAAGAGAAAGTGCCTGGAGCTGGCTTCTTCCGTAGCGCATCGATGATTACCTGGGTGCTTCCCGGCATCGTGATGGTTATCATCTTCCGATTTCTCGTCCAACCCGATTTCGGCCCGGCCAACATCGTCCTCGCGAAGTTGGGGTTGGAGACGACGTACTGGTTCGGCCGTCCCGGTGTCGCATTCCCGCTTATCGTCGTGATGCACGTGTGGCGTAACGTTCCGTTCTACGCCATTGCACTCATGGCCGCGATGAAGTCGATTCCGGAGACCCAGTACGAGGCTGCCCGACTTGACGGTGCAGGACCGTTGCAGGCCTTCCGATACATCACCCTCCCACAGATATCGTACGTGTCGATGATTATGATCGTGCTGCACGTCATCTTCACGTTCAACAACTTCGACATCGTCTATCTCTCGACCGGCGGCGGGCCGCTCGGGAACACAGAGGTGATGTCGACGTACATCTACAAGCAGGCGTTCGAACAGTACGCCCTCGGATACGGGGCGAGCATGGCACTCGTGATGCTCATCATCATGATGGCCTTCACCGTCGTGTACGTGAGACTGGAGGCTCGCGACTAACCGAACAGACCAATGGCAACTGACTCATCCACACACTCGTCTTCGGACCGTTCGCTGATTCAGCGCTTCGACGCGTGGCTATCCGACGACATGTCGCCGCGTCGTCTCGTCGGAGTGTACGCTGTCCTCAGCCTGTACTTCGCCTTCCTCCTGCTTCCGGTGGGGTACATGCTGCTCGTGACGTTCACATCCCAGGAGTTCCTCTACTCGCCACAACTCATCCCGTCGCTCGGTGACCTCACCGTCGAGAACTACCTCACTGTTCTGCAGACGGGGGCGTTCCAGGGGTACTTCGTCAACTCAGTCGTCATTGCGGTTTCGACGACTACCCTCACGCTCGTTGTCGGGACGCTAGCGGCATACTCACTGAGTAGATTTGAGTTCCCCGGCCGGCAGTCGATTCTGCTGTCGTTCCTCGCGACGCAGATGCTCCCGCTCGTGCTCATCCTCATCCCGTTTTTCCTGTTGATGTTCTCGCTGAATCTCATCGACTCGTATCTCGGCATCGTTATCGCGCATTCTGTCGGTGGGATTCCGCTAGGCACGTGGCTGTTGAAAGGGTACTTCGATGATATCCCGACATCGCTCGACGAGGCAGCGAAGATGGACGGCTGTTCGCGCTTGGACATTCTCTGGCGTATCATCGTCCCGCTGTCGTTGCCCGGCATCGCTGTTGCGGGGTTCTACACGTTTATTCTCTCGTGGAACGACTACCTACTCGTCTCGATCCTGTCGCAGACAGCCGCGACGCGAACGCTTCCGTTCGGTCTCCAACTGTTCCAGTCGCAGAACACGGTCGCGTGGGAACTACTGTTGACGGCAGCGACGATTACTATCGTCCCTGTAGTCGTCCTGTTCGCCTTCGTCCAGAGCTACATCGTCGAGGGGCTTGCCAGCGGTGGGATGAAAGGGATGTAATCCTGTTTTCACCACCCCTTTCGAGGAACGAGGCACAGACATACTGATATTCTAAGATACACACCATGACACGAATCACTAACTACGAGCTGTTCGAGGTACCGCCACGGT
This genomic stretch from Haloferax sp. Atlit-12N harbors:
- a CDS encoding carbohydrate ABC transporter permease, which codes for MVLPAVIMLGAIIVYPTLRGIQLAFFEVSLLNPEQMTFVGLSNFGQMLSDATFKSALWHTVLLTAVAVSLQYLLGLGLALALKEKVPGAGFFRSASMITWVLPGIVMVIIFRFLVQPDFGPANIVLAKLGLETTYWFGRPGVAFPLIVVMHVWRNVPFYAIALMAAMKSIPETQYEAARLDGAGPLQAFRYITLPQISYVSMIMIVLHVIFTFNNFDIVYLSTGGGPLGNTEVMSTYIYKQAFEQYALGYGASMALVMLIIMMAFTVVYVRLEARD
- a CDS encoding carbohydrate ABC transporter permease, giving the protein MATDSSTHSSSDRSLIQRFDAWLSDDMSPRRLVGVYAVLSLYFAFLLLPVGYMLLVTFTSQEFLYSPQLIPSLGDLTVENYLTVLQTGAFQGYFVNSVVIAVSTTTLTLVVGTLAAYSLSRFEFPGRQSILLSFLATQMLPLVLILIPFFLLMFSLNLIDSYLGIVIAHSVGGIPLGTWLLKGYFDDIPTSLDEAAKMDGCSRLDILWRIIVPLSLPGIAVAGFYTFILSWNDYLLVSILSQTAATRTLPFGLQLFQSQNTVAWELLLTAATITIVPVVVLFAFVQSYIVEGLASGGMKGM